In Deltaproteobacteria bacterium, a genomic segment contains:
- the fliF gene encoding flagellar M-ring protein FliF, whose amino-acid sequence MATLGESLGQLQTLWSSWTLGKKAWVAGGSLTAIIAVVSLLVGTEPANMTPLMSNLTIEDANEITEQLGTMRVPYTITQSGTTVMVPKDQVFELRMKLAAQGLPKGGGVGFEIFNKPEFGLSRFAEQLNYRRGLQGELQRTIRSMDTVKDARVHVVLPKKSLFKDKEESASASVTLHLARGRAMSESQVQSIVHLVSSSVEGLSSDNVTIVDSTGRTLAKAGEGMNFGEWLEAQRKMEQNLEGRITKIIERVVGPGKASVQVAAELDYTQSELFQETYDGENPAPRSEQTSEEISGGNNDEAQGIPGARANVVGGPAQAAQFQGEGGDRRTAKTTNYELNKTTKREVAQLGRLKRLTVAVLIDGVRTTDAA is encoded by the coding sequence ATGGCCACGTTGGGGGAATCACTTGGGCAGCTGCAGACTCTTTGGAGTAGCTGGACTTTGGGGAAGAAAGCATGGGTTGCTGGCGGTTCGTTAACAGCTATTATCGCCGTGGTGTCTCTTCTGGTTGGTACTGAGCCTGCGAATATGACTCCTTTGATGTCGAATCTGACCATTGAAGATGCAAACGAAATTACCGAGCAGCTTGGAACCATGCGTGTGCCATACACGATTACGCAGTCGGGTACGACGGTTATGGTCCCTAAGGACCAGGTTTTCGAATTGCGAATGAAGCTGGCGGCGCAGGGTTTGCCAAAGGGCGGCGGCGTTGGTTTTGAAATCTTTAACAAGCCTGAGTTTGGTTTGAGTCGTTTCGCAGAGCAGCTCAACTATCGGCGTGGCTTGCAGGGTGAGCTACAGCGTACCATTCGTAGTATGGACACTGTTAAGGATGCTCGAGTTCATGTGGTGTTGCCGAAAAAGAGTCTTTTTAAGGACAAAGAAGAATCAGCATCTGCATCTGTAACTCTACACTTGGCTCGTGGCCGAGCGATGAGTGAGTCCCAAGTACAATCAATTGTGCATTTGGTTTCTTCGAGTGTTGAAGGTTTGTCATCGGACAACGTTACAATTGTTGATTCAACCGGCCGAACCCTGGCAAAGGCTGGCGAGGGTATGAACTTCGGTGAGTGGCTTGAAGCTCAGCGCAAGATGGAGCAAAACCTTGAAGGCCGCATTACCAAAATCATCGAACGCGTGGTGGGCCCAGGTAAAGCTTCGGTGCAAGTAGCAGCAGAGCTCGATTACACTCAAAGCGAATTATTCCAAGAGACATACGACGGTGAGAACCCGGCTCCAAGAAGCGAGCAAACCAGTGAGGAAATCAGTGGTGGCAATAATGACGAGGCTCAGGGAATACCAGGCGCACGTGCAAACGTTGTAGGCGGACCGGCGCAGGCAGCTCAGTTTCAGGGCGAGGGCGGTGACCGTCGAACAGCCAAGACCACCAATTACGAACTCAACAAAACAACTAAGCGTGAAGTTGCACAGTTAGGACGCCTTAAGCGCTTGACGGTTGCCGTATTGATTGACGGTGTGCGAACGACCGACGCTGCG
- the flgC gene encoding flagellar basal body rod protein FlgC, translating into MDFFSAMEVISSGLTSQRVRLNTTSSNLANANTTRTEEGGPYRRRDPIYKATSLGEKNAFSDNLDNAMRGVEVTEIVKDQAAPRKVFDPQHPDAGEDGYVEFPNVNMVEEMVNMVMASRAYEAGVTAMRSVKGMANKAIGIGR; encoded by the coding sequence ATGGATTTTTTCTCTGCAATGGAAGTGATTTCTTCGGGTTTGACCTCACAGCGTGTGCGGCTCAATACCACTTCATCAAACTTGGCAAACGCAAACACCACCAGAACCGAAGAAGGTGGTCCTTACCGCCGTCGCGACCCAATCTACAAGGCCACGAGCCTTGGTGAGAAGAACGCTTTCTCAGACAACCTCGACAATGCAATGCGCGGCGTTGAGGTTACAGAGATTGTGAAGGACCAGGCAGCGCCACGAAAGGTGTTTGATCCACAGCATCCAGATGCTGGTGAAGATGGTTATGTTGAATTTCCAAACGTTAATATGGTCGAAGAAATGGTCAACATGGTCATGGCTTCTAGAGCATATGAGGCGGGTGTTACCGCGATGCGTTCGGTTAAGGGCATGGCAAATAAAGCAATTGGCATCGGACGATAA
- the fliE gene encoding flagellar hook-basal body complex protein FliE translates to MAIGNISETARIIGGVGGGGNTLGVERDRKLDKFSETLVKAGQQIAAPQVDAHRAMESFSKGMDGRIHETMITVEKADISLKYMVAVRNKLIEAYREIMRMGA, encoded by the coding sequence ATGGCTATCGGTAACATCAGTGAAACAGCTCGAATTATTGGCGGTGTCGGCGGCGGGGGAAATACTCTCGGCGTTGAGCGTGACCGTAAACTGGATAAGTTTAGTGAGACGCTTGTGAAGGCCGGTCAGCAGATCGCCGCCCCACAAGTGGATGCACATCGAGCAATGGAATCGTTCTCCAAGGGGATGGATGGCCGAATTCATGAAACAATGATTACCGTTGAAAAAGCGGATATTTCACTGAAGTACATGGTCGCAGTTCGAAACAAACTAATCGAAGCGTACAGAGAAATCATGCGGATGGGAGCATAA